A stretch of Acipenser ruthenus chromosome 1, fAciRut3.2 maternal haplotype, whole genome shotgun sequence DNA encodes these proteins:
- the LOC117973160 gene encoding cyclic AMP-responsive element-binding protein 3-like protein 4, whose amino-acid sequence MLSSKKMPYTQDFPEMESTDLLGLLFNDGNADNDDVFADGAMLMEEWGLSEQDMLNGIETEDFLNSILGSLEDEPATLQSWSPQGSDSGISDDNNNWNSSSSSDITPSPSPKFCEQPVNSPEFQTNTEVIQTDHNYSLNQDQQSTSDTLQSVRTEHPETDVSIDLDDWESQYMVEDYSSETPVSLAMEDFSQSDKECQIQFQFKELVLTEEEKRIMGKEGISIPTNLPLTKGEERMLKRIRRKIRNKQSAQESRKKKKHYVDGLESRVAACTVQNQELQKKVNQLQKQNLSLIEQLRKLQTLVKQTTMKSTTSSTCIMVFLLSFCLIVFPSVNPFGTSGSQKELYTPSGVISRSLRSLSGVETIKDEPATTHSLDATEKDLLLNVEITKSVLSEGLNRTPEVQKVEKAESESAVNSNSSSDLPSQAKTKLSPAGERHLSPGNEAVDYTMTAAAVNKEDWLDQKTTTVIIQQHRSDEM is encoded by the exons ATGTTGAGTTCTAAAAAG ATGCCCTATACCCAGGACTTTCCAGAGATGGAAAGCACAGATCTGTTGGGACTGCTGTTTAACGATGGGAATGCTGATAATGATGATGTCTTCGCTGACGGGGCCATGCTGATGGAGGAATGGGGTCTTTCGGAGCAAGAT ATGCTGAATGGCATTGAAACAGAAGACTTCTTAAATTCCATTTTGGGCAGTTTGGAAGACGAGCCGGCTACATTACAGTCCTGGTCCCCCCAGGGCAGTGACAGCGGGATATCTGATGATAACAATAACTGGAACAGCTCTTCCAGCAGTGACATCACACCATCACCCAGTCCCAAGTTCTGTGAACAGCCAGTCAACAGCCCTGAATTTCAAACCAACACCGAGGTCATACAGACAGACCATAACTATTCCCTGAACCAGGACCAGCAGAGCACCAGCGACACTCTGCAGAGCGTACGAACGGAGCATCCTGAAACAGACGTGTCCATCGATTTAG ATGACTGGGAATCACAGTATATGGTTGAAGATTACTCCAGTGAAACCCCGGTCTCTCTTGCAATGGAAGATTTCTCTCAGTCTGATAAGGAATGCCAG aTCCAGTTTCAATTCAAGGAACTGGTTCTAACAGAAGAAGAAAAGAGAATTATGGGAAAGGAAGGGATTTCAATACCAACTAATTTGCCCCTCACAAAG GGTGAGGAACGCATGCTGAAAAGGATCCGAAGAAAGATCCGCAACAAGCAGTCAGCCCAAGAGAGCCGCAAAAAGAAAAAGCACTATGTGGATGGGCTAGAAAGCAG AGTTGCTGCCTGCACAGTTCAGAACCAGGAGCTACAGAAGAAGGTGAATCAGCTACAAAAGCAAAACCT GAGTCTTATTGAGCAGTTACGGAAGCTTCAGACACTGGTGAAGCAAACCACAATGAAATCAACCACCTCGAGCACCTGCATCATG GTATTCCTGTTGTCATTTTGCCTGATTGTATTCCCAAGTGTGAACCCATTCGGTACAAGCGGGTCCCAGAAGGAACTGTACACCCCTTCAGGAG TTATTTCAAGAAGCCTTCGTTCACTTTCTGGTGTGGAAACCATTAAAGATGAACCAGCAACAACACATTCCCTTGATGCCACAGAGAAGGATCTGTTATTAAATGTGGAAATCACAAAATCTGTGCTGTCTGAAGGGCTGAATCGCACACCAGAGGTTCAAAAAGTAGAAAAAGCAGAATCTGAATCTGCAGTTAACAGTAACTCCTCCTCCGACTTGCCCTCACAAGCCAAAACCAAGCTGTCACCGGCAGGAGAAAGACACCTCAGCCCTGGAAATGAGGCGGTGGACTACACAATGACTGCCGCCGCAGTGAACAAGGAGGACTGGCTCGACCAGAAAACCACAACCGTGATAATACAGCAACATCGCTCGGATGAAATGTAA